The nucleotide window GCAATCGTCACGGTGCATGGAGTGATAATCGTATTAGACTATTAGGTATGAGAGTTTAGCGGTGGCCGACGGGTCGGTTACATCTTTATATACTTGTGTTCCATAACCATTCCATTTTTTTCAAACCCAAGTATTGTAGATTATGCACTGAAAACCAAGTACGCCAATAGGCCGGCCTATTGTAAGCCCAAAAGACACAAGTACATAGGTTTATAGTTGTGGTTGTCAGGTGAATTTATTCTGGCTAATCTTCCTCAACAAAAGAGTATGGTTTGACTTTCAGTTTTAAGATATAGTAAATGGTTGTAACGTCAACAATATCTAGCGGTTGGTTTGGATCTTCAATGATAACTACCTACGTATATTCAAGAATCCGTTGTCTCCTTGGAACGATCATAAACAGCAACAAGAAAGTTATTATCATGGGTAATGAAGACAATGAAGAAGAGGAGATGATAGTAACATCCAAACTTCAACTTGTCTTGGCGGCATCATCACCAGTGATAAGTCATCACGTGTCACTATCACTCTTGTCTTCCCCTGATGACTTATCACACTCTCGTGCTTCGGTTCCTTTCTCATGGGAAGAAAAACCTGGCAAGCCTAAACAACATACTCTTCTTCTTCGAGGAGCTCCTCCTAATAACCCCAGCCGTCTTCATTTGCCTCCGAGACTGCTCCTTCCTGATGAACCTACCAAAATGCATCTGGCTTCAGATCATCCTCATCATCTAGCCGCGTTGAAACGGTGGTTCCGGTGGAAGAAAGTTAGGGCTAACGATGATGACGTGACCGGGAAGTTTAGTTTTGTCCTTTCACCGGAAAATGGAAATGATACGAAGATCACAAAAACTAAAAGTCGTCTCCATTGTCTCTCTGACCCGGCTACGTGTTACTTATGGGTAAAGTAATCTTTAACTTCTTTCTATTCTTGTATGAAAATGTTTGCATGTCTTGTCATAAAAATATGGACAAGGCGTTTTTTATTCAAAAGGGGCGGTCCAAACATGGCTGccgaattattattttttaataaataattatataaattatggtttaaaatgtttaaaatttgagatatatttttgaagttagagcttatagatttttaaaatgttaaatatatatgaatattaagCTATCAGCTTTTAAATTACTTTACTAAATCGTCAATAATTTGAGACGTGTTTACATTTGGTTTTGCAGGAAGTTCCGTGGAAGAAGAATAAGCTGAAAAGAGATGACTTTTGAAAGGACATGATGCGTTCATACTGTCACCAGACTACATAGTGATACATCGTCAGCTATTTTTCTAATGCGGCACGTACTTATATGGGCTTTTGTAGACTTAGCATACTGGCACAATAAAATCAACTATCGAATTTCGAAGTTAGCCTTTTAATGATCGAGCTATATTCATATATAGTTGCTCAATAGATATATATCACATGGAAGATCATGTTGCAATAAAGTACTGTGGGGCATATAGAATGACCTAATAATGCATGATTAGTGGCTAGGATGTGATTCTTTCATATGCGATCATCATTACATCAAAGTAGTCCAATAAATTACTCTTTCGTATAAGAAGTTTCAAAGCTTGATTTCGAGTGTGGAACAACCGCGGTACGATTCTAACATTAACAAAACATATAGATGtataagtatatataaaaaaattgttactaCTAATAGCGTTGCGGTGCAGTACGTTACTATTTGAAACGTGCGTAATCCTGAGTACTACTGGCAATTAGATATACCGAGTCCGGTTGAGTTATATCGAGTTATACTGATTATACTGCATACTATTAAGGGTTAGTTATATTGAGTTCGACTGATACTACATAATATTGAGTACTACTGAGTTAGTAATACCGAGTTAAACAGAATTCAGatctaaaaatgaaataaataaaaaacacgaAAAAATGCCTTCAAAAAGAGAGAGAACAAACAAGAAGAAACCTAAATCATAAAAATCCCATAATCTTCTTTAACAACCCTAAATCTGAAATATACATAACAACAAGAAATATAATCCAATCACTATAGATCCAATCATTGTAGATCAAAATCATAGATCTATCGATGTCGTATTTGTCACCTTTTCTGCCATTATCGAAGGTCCAACCAATGTGATTTCTTCTTCGGTTTTGGTAGTTGGTGACCTTACGACATTATATCAGGGTTAACCGCCGCATTTTctagagaaaagagaagaatCGTAGAATCTGTTTAAGTTTTGGTGGTCGAAGTTCACAGAGGAAAAGAGATATTGccgagaaaaagagagaaagagaagaagagaaaaaataaaatgaaagaaaactGTTGGCATCATATTTAAATCCttaaatagtttaatttttgagttaaaaataaatcaaaacaatattaaaaataggCTGGGTTCTTGGGAGATTGCTCTTTAATGGCGAGGGGAAATGAGGATGTTTTGTCGTTTAATCGACGGTTTATACATGGGCTTTAAGGGCATGATTAATTCCGTTCTCTTAACCTgggttcttaactcatgatttgacacttttttttttacaattttcgctAAGAGAcggctcttatatctcttatttaagagactgttcttagtttttcttagttaaaatctaagaaaatgtAAGAACCGTTTCTTAGCCGAAGCTAAGAATTCCAGTTAAGAGACTCgagttaatcatggtctaaatgcttttatttattaaagGTTTTTCTATAATAGTGGATCTCTAAAACAGAAGTCCACATTGCTTTTTGGAAACAGATGGAAGGGTGGAAAACACAACCGGTATAAATCAAATTACTTGGAAAGATGCCTTGTGGGAGTTCTCGATGTTAACAGTTCAGTTTTATGGTAGGTTAACTAGCTCTGGTTAGGAACTTTAGCGCATCTTTATCCAAGTTTGTTGAGGTGATAAACTGTGTAATTAGTCTACTTGTAATGATGAAAGATGCAATTAACTCATCATCAAACTAAAACTAAGAGCATTTCCAACCCCCCTCTATCTTAATTCGCCTACAATATATATTCCCtataaaaaaagaacaaaattaaGTGTAATCAGATTCAATGGACGAAAGAATTCTCATTTTAGACTTTCTGTCTCCCTTGCAATGATTATTTACTTCTGTTCAAAAACCTTTTTAACGAATGTAAGTATGTAACTAGAAAGTACCCGGCAAAACCATGTGACAGATTATGATAATCTATGGTCGAAAGTGTAATTGCTTTTGGTCAACGAATGATAATTTAGtttccaaaattaaatttattgagccaaacaaataaaattagcAAACCCAACTGTATATAAAGTAAAATCACGAAACAAAATGCATAGagaattttttgttttctgtaaTGATTTCACATAACCACTGTAATTATTACAAATCTGACCCTTTCTCCAATGTTTCAACAATACGATTATTATATCTTTCTAcaaaatgttctttttttttgtaatcagtAATTAATCACTTCCTCTCTTGCATTTTCTTTTATTCACTACTGTTTGATATATGGAACCATGGGTTGGACGATGACGTCGTGGTTCTCCCGAAGTCTGTATTGTTCCATATATCCATCTCCGTTGTATAATAATCCTGTGTTAAACCGGTGTTATACAAACCGGGACGGTTTAGTCCATGGAGCGGTGATTGTGGGATCTCATCGACGGCTGGGATTGAATATGAGTTGGGCCCATTTGGCTGCGAGGCCACGAGACGATCCAAAGTAACCCAGCTAGTGCCAAAGCTGGGGACGTGATAGTTGTGGACTTGGTCGTCCATCAACCGCTGGTAACTCGCGACGGTGTTGTTAAGGCACTCGAGGTTAGGGAGTTTCAAGAAAGGATCTACAATGATCTCCTCTTTACAAGACTGTCCCATAACTTTAAAAATCTCTTCAATAGTCTCCTCGTTGAACGAAGATGTTTTCACTGACCTCGGCGGGCTGCTAATTACAGTTTTGCAAAGACTCTTCTTCATGAAAACACGACACACCACCCATCCTTCATCTCCTCCTATGACCTCACACGTTTCTACACTGACCTCATCGTCATGATTCGAGGAGGAGGCTAATACATTCTCGTCGAGTCTATACTCATGCATGATCCAATCCGATTTTTGACCATGAGGGGCTCGACCTTTGTAGAAGACAAGCGTTTTCCGCATACCGATCCTATCCCCATTGCTATATATGATCTTGTCACGTCCGGTTGCTTTCCAAAACCCCACCGTGGTGGCTCGGTTGGTTCTTGTTCCCGTGGGATACTTCTTGTCCTTGTGGCTAAAGAAGTACCAATCATTTTGCGGGGTTGTTCCTATCTTACACATCTCTGTATGGCAAAACAAGAGTTAGGTTCTAATTAACTGATGAATTGTCATGGATGAAACTATGGCGTCTAATTTTATTTCTCCTGCCAAGTCCTTTTTAACAGTCAATCGATCACAATGTAGTATAATTTCGTTAGAATCACGTGAATGAAGGCGACGAAgggtatagttttttttaaagggTATAATTAATTCTACGAATTTCCTTATGTAATCACTAGTTGCAGCTTTAATTTACGACTCATCGTGAACGGatgattaaatttaatatatacaaGCCCTAATTATACGTTTTGTCAAGAATCAagaaaattatatgtatatactcGGTCCAAAATTATTACTAATACATAAGACATATAAAAGATAAATGATGAACCTTGAATATCCCAAGGCTCGAGCTTGTTGAGATCAACATCACGAATAACATCGAGATCAATCTTGATGTTAGAGATTTTCTTGCGGAGGTAATACTCCAAGAGCTCCTCCTCAGTCGGGTGAAACCTAAAGCCAGGAGGCACTTGTGACTGTCCGTTTACTGATATGTTCATTGTTAGAGATAgaaaagaggaggaagaagaagaagatagaacAAGTGTATAACTAAAcggagtatatatatatatatgtgtgtgtgtactTTTTACATAAACAAGCAAAAAAATCATGCATGAGGAAAATGCATGTGTCCCTGTACTCACTTTATATTATCTTTCTAATAAGTTTCCTTATTAAAATTGGAGTGTTAGTTGTGTTTCCTGAATATTTGGTGTTTTCATGATGTCATAATACGTTCGCATGTGCCGTCACTAATTACAAATAAGCATACGAGACTATATGAAGTTATGAACTTAGTTTAATAATTGTGAAATGTCTGTTATTAAATTCCAAATGGAACTCATGGAGTCACGGTAAATCTTTTTGCTAGGAAAATTACCACCTATGAGCTAACTAGAATCGGCATTTGACGTGACATAGCGAATTCGTTCAGCCAAGACgacacaaaaaaaatcttttagttGTAACTTTTCTAGCGCATTGTGAAAAAATGTATTGATTTCAAGACAACACAAACTCTGATCTctcgaaaatattttttgacaaaagaaTTCACTCTCTCGAGTATATATTAGCTTTTCTAGATTAGGTTTCACCGACGACCCGTATGCTTCCAATCGCATAATCAAAAATCAATTATGTTAGTATAAACCTGTTTTTGCCACTTCGATACTCTACCTGAATCTGAGTTTACATTTTATCACGACAGTTTTCTATTCATTTGCCCGACTTAATTAAATAACCCAATtatataaataacataataaaGCCCCAAAAAGAAATCACTAAAAACATAGTGGTCTAAGAATATCAAAATATTCACAACGATAAGGTCAtgatcaatatttattttaaatggtCCTTTATTTGATCATTTTTGGTAGTATATCGCAACTTTTAATAACAGCGGGGGAAATAAATAGTAAAACTTTAAAAGGTTGAGAATTGAGATAGAGAGGTTGTGCCAGGTCAAATAACTATTGCCTATTGGTTATAAGTAGGGTCCATGTCAACTGTAATGTAGGAAGCAAGTACACATCGCTACTATGACCCTCGACCTTAAAAATCGCCATGGACAAGACACTAGTCAATTTTATTTAGCTTTTAGAATAGAAATggtatatttaatatataatataattttaagtgAAGGTTTATGGCCGGAAACGTAGAATGTCATTTGATGAAAAGTTCATTAATATATCATGTGTTAAATGCGAGACTAAACTTTGAAcgtattttaattttactatGGACGTAGATTTAAATAATACAAATTAAGGTCATTGTATGAGGTAATATTAATAGATCTCAAAATTCGTTCAGAAATTATGATTAGAGTTTTGataacttatttaaaaaaaaaaaatttgtaaactGGAGGAAAAAAAAACGTATGAGAAATGTATATTTgattagtgattttttttttttgtcaaacattaCTTCATTAACTTAAACGTTTAGAACTCTATTAGAGGAGGAGGTGTCACAACATAGGAAGGCATCACAAGCCAAAGAGTTTGCCATAACATAAGCACAACAACAAGATAAATGAGCATATAAAGCAACAAAGGAAAAAATAAGGGATCGAATAGCGAGTAAGATCCGGTGAACATCGAATGACCAACTCTCTGAAAGAAGGTTAGTGAGTTCTTGACAGACTACCTTGTAGACAAGCTTAGAGATACCCATTGATATGATCACAACTAGTGCAACCAACAGGGTTAGACACACTGCAACAAAGACAGAGAGGTCATAAATCCGAGAGGTAAAACCTTGTAATACCGGTGAGTCTTGAGTATCCAAATACGAGTTCGTACACGAACTAATGAAACGGAAGACTTCCATTGACGACACAATGCTCCCTGCAAAACTATCACCCAACCCAAGGGAAAGATTTTGAAGGTAGGTAGGATCCATAACGGAAAACACTAGGATATGATCGAAAATACAGTGATAAGATATTGAAGGTATCTAAAAACAATAGAAAACAAAGATATTGAGAGTATAGATTCACTGAggaataattctttttttttttttgacaaaaggcttgcatatttatatataaaagaaagcAAATGTTTTACAAGCACATGCATATATTCATGGCTATAGACCCCTTAGTTAACAAACCATCATTAAACCCATAATTAAAAGATCAGATTTGGCCCAAATAGCCCAAGTAACTGAATCGACTTCCAAGTTCGCTAATCTCAATTACGATGCCGTCGAAAGCCAAAGCTGCATATAGCGAGAAGAGATGATCGGAGAATCAAACCTGTAACCGCTGATGCGATCGGTGATCTGACGTGTGATCAGTTTGATGACCGCATCCTGAGAGCGGTATTGATTGTTGTGTAACCTTTTGTTCCTCTCCTGCCATACCCAGTATATCGTCGATTGCCAACATAACAATGTAAGTTTCTTTGCCGTTTTGTTCCCTTGTAGTGTCTGCATGGAGAGCAAAGTTTGATCCCAATTCCTCAGTGGTTGCAGGTGACATCTTCTAGAAATCTCCACCCAAATTCCCCAACTGTACGGACACAGATAGAATAAATGGTCCCTTGATTCAGCAGCCTGATTACAGAGAAGACAAGCCCCATCCGTTAGAAGTCCCCAGCCTATAAGACGGTCCCTAGTTGGGCATCTATTCAGTACAAACAACCAAGTTAGGAAGTTGTGGCGTGGAATTCCTCTACCAATCCAAACAATTGAAGCCCACGGTACTGTCTCTTCCCTGTCCCTCAGCTTTCGATATATCTCGCTTGTACTGTATCTTGATGAGGGTTTTTCATTGACTATCCACTCATAGCGATCCTCTGTCTCAGTCAGACCTAATGTTGTGAAGAATATATGG belongs to Brassica rapa cultivar Chiifu-401-42 chromosome A07, CAAS_Brap_v3.01, whole genome shotgun sequence and includes:
- the LOC103830331 gene encoding uncharacterized protein At4g00950 produces the protein MGNEDNEEEEMIVTSKLQLVLAASSPVISHHVSLSLLSSPDDLSHSRASVPFSWEEKPGKPKQHTLLLRGAPPNNPSRLHLPPRLLLPDEPTKMHLASDHPHHLAALKRWFRWKKVRANDDDVTGKFSFVLSPENGNDTKITKTKSRLHCLSDPATCYLWEVPWKKNKLKRDDF
- the LOC103830332 gene encoding NAC domain-containing protein 66, with product MIFLLVYVKSTHTHIYIYTPFSYTLVLSSSSSSSFLSLTMNISVNGQSQVPPGFRFHPTEEELLEYYLRKKISNIKIDLDVIRDVDLNKLEPWDIQEMCKIGTTPQNDWYFFSHKDKKYPTGTRTNRATTVGFWKATGRDKIIYSNGDRIGMRKTLVFYKGRAPHGQKSDWIMHEYRLDENVLASSSNHDDEVSVETCEVIGGDEGWVVCRVFMKKSLCKTVISSPPRSVKTSSFNEETIEEIFKVMGQSCKEEIIVDPFLKLPNLECLNNTVASYQRLMDDQVHNYHVPSFGTSWVTLDRLVASQPNGPNSYSIPAVDEIPQSPLHGLNRPGLYNTGLTQDYYTTEMDIWNNTDFGRTTTSSSNPWFHISNSSE